A single window of Rhodococcus jostii RHA1 DNA harbors:
- a CDS encoding helix-turn-helix transcriptional regulator: MNRSELADFLRRRREQLVPADVGLPPGVRRRTPGLRRDEVAMLAGMSTDYYTRLEQARGPHPSTQVLASIARALRLTDDQRDHLYLLSGQVPPMRAAGNKHVGPGLLHLLDKLDDTPGCVISDLGEVLVQNRMHVILFGDASRYSGLDRYVPWRWFAHPGERGIFPEDDHERLAGHHVADLRATAARRAGDADVTELVDRLYESSTEFAALWDRHDVAVRRSDTKTVLHAEVGRIDLVCETLLTPSAYQHLLVYMPQPGSDARARLDLLRVIGTQQMV; the protein is encoded by the coding sequence ATGAACCGCTCCGAGTTGGCCGACTTCCTCCGCCGTCGCAGGGAACAGCTGGTTCCGGCCGACGTCGGACTGCCACCGGGTGTACGCCGGCGGACGCCGGGGCTCCGGCGCGACGAGGTGGCGATGCTCGCGGGAATGTCGACGGACTACTACACGCGACTCGAGCAGGCCCGCGGTCCGCATCCGTCGACGCAGGTCCTGGCGTCGATCGCGCGGGCGTTGCGGCTGACCGACGATCAGCGAGACCATCTCTACCTGTTGTCGGGTCAGGTGCCGCCGATGCGGGCCGCGGGCAACAAGCACGTCGGGCCGGGACTGCTGCACCTGCTCGACAAGCTCGACGACACCCCGGGCTGCGTCATCTCGGACCTCGGGGAAGTGCTGGTCCAGAACCGCATGCACGTGATCCTGTTCGGCGACGCGTCCCGGTATTCGGGTCTCGATCGGTACGTGCCGTGGCGGTGGTTCGCGCACCCCGGCGAGCGCGGGATCTTCCCCGAGGACGATCACGAGCGGCTCGCCGGACATCACGTCGCGGACCTGCGGGCGACGGCCGCCCGGCGGGCCGGTGACGCCGACGTGACGGAACTGGTGGACCGCCTCTACGAGAGCAGCACCGAATTCGCCGCGCTCTGGGACAGGCACGATGTGGCCGTCCGCCGGTCCGACACCAAGACCGTCCTCCACGCCGAGGTCGGACGCATCGACCTCGTCTGCGAGACGCTGCTGACCCCGAGCGCCTACCAGCACCTGCTCGTGTACATGCCGCAGCCGGGCTCCGACGCGCGGGCCCGGCTCGACCTGTTGCGGGTGATCGGCACCCAGCAGATGGTCTGA
- a CDS encoding TetR/AcrR family transcriptional regulator: protein MTTRQEKAAQTRRDLLDAARVVFERNGYLNATITDITTEAGKAAGSFYNHFDGKEALLLALADDIGDDADALITTSPDDLRNLGPHLAVFWQLQSRHRPVMAALRDAALVDPEFAQRMHDFGI, encoded by the coding sequence GTGACCACCCGACAGGAGAAGGCCGCACAGACGCGCCGGGACTTGCTCGACGCAGCCAGAGTGGTCTTCGAACGCAACGGTTACCTGAACGCCACCATCACCGACATCACGACCGAGGCCGGCAAGGCGGCGGGTTCGTTCTACAACCATTTCGACGGCAAGGAAGCGCTGCTCCTCGCGCTCGCGGACGACATCGGCGACGACGCGGATGCACTCATCACCACCTCTCCCGACGATCTGCGGAACCTCGGTCCGCATCTCGCCGTGTTCTGGCAACTGCAGTCGCGGCATCGCCCCGTGATGGCCGCGCTCCGCGACGCAGCCCTCGTCGATCCCGAGTTCGCGCAGCGGATGCACGACTTCGGGATTTAG
- a CDS encoding DNA-directed RNA polymerase subunit beta' → MLDVNFFDELRIGLASAEDIRNWSYGEVKKPETINYRTLKPEKDGLFCEKIFGPTRDWECYCGKYKRVRFKGIICERCGVEVTRAKVRRERMGHIELAAPVTHIWYFKGVPSRLGYLLDLAPKDLEKIIYFAAYVIVGVDEELRHNELSTLEAEMQVEKKSVADQRDADLEARAQKLEADIAELEAEGAKSDVRRKVKDGGEREMRQLRDRAQRELDRLDEIWTTFTKLSVKQLIVDELLYRELVDRYGEYFTGAMGAESIQKLMENFDIDAEAENLRETIRSGKGQKKLRALKRLKVVAAFQTNQNSPMGMVLNAVPVIPPELRPMVQLDGGRFATSDLNDLYRRVINRNNRLKRLIDLGAPEIIVNNEKRMLQESVDALFDNGRRGRPVTGPGNRPLKSLSDLLKGKQGRFRQNLLGKRVDYSGRSVIVVGPQLKLHQCGLPKLMALELFKPFVMKRLVDLNHAQNIKSAKRMVERQRAQVWDVLEEVIAEHPVLLNRAPTLHRLGIQAFEPQLVEGKAIQLHPLVCEAFNADFDGDQMAVHLPLSAEAQAEARILMLSSNNILSPASGRPLAMPRLDMVTGLYHLTRLDEGAIGELAASTSDEAEQGVYSSPAEAQMAVDRGALVVQAKIKVRLTQQRPPRDIESELFPEGWNYGDGWTAETTLGRVLFNELLPADYPFVNEQMPKKRQATIINDLAERYPMIVVAQTVDKLKDAGFYWATRSGVTVSISDVLVPPEKAQIMESFEAQADQIEKKYQRGALNKTERNSALVKIWSEATDEVGKAMEAHFPDDNPIPMIVKSGAAGNMTQVRSLAGMKGLVTNPKGEFIPRPIKSSFKEGLTVLEYFINTHGARKGLADTALRTADSGYLTRRLVDVSQDVIVREVDCGTERGIVTTIAEKQADGTLIRDAHVETSTYARTLAADAVDENGNVIVERGHDLGDPAIDALLEAGITQVKVRSVLTCTTGTGVCATCYGRSMATGKLVDIGEAVGIVAAQSIGEPGTQLTMRTFHQGGVAGDDITGGLPRVQELFEARVPKGKAPIADVSGRVQLEDGDRFYKITIVPDDGGEEVVYDKLSKRQRLRVFKHDDGTERLLADGDHVEVGQQLMEGAADPHEVLRVMGPRQVQIHLVNEVQEVYRSQGVSIHDKHIEVIVRQMLRRVTIIDSGATEFLPGSLTERADFEAANRRVVAEGGEPAAGRPVLMGITKASLATDSWLSAASFQETTRVLTDAAINCRSDKLIGLKENVIIGKLIPAGTGINRYRNIQVQPTEEARAAAYAVPSYDDQYYSPDGFGQNTGAAVPLDDYGFSNDYR, encoded by the coding sequence GTGCTCGACGTCAACTTCTTCGATGAACTCCGCATTGGCCTCGCCAGTGCAGAGGACATCCGCAATTGGTCCTACGGTGAGGTCAAGAAGCCGGAGACCATCAACTACCGCACCCTCAAGCCCGAGAAGGACGGCCTCTTCTGCGAGAAGATCTTCGGCCCCACCCGGGACTGGGAGTGCTACTGCGGTAAGTACAAGCGTGTCCGCTTCAAGGGCATCATCTGTGAGCGCTGCGGCGTCGAGGTGACCCGCGCCAAGGTTCGGCGTGAGCGCATGGGCCACATCGAACTGGCCGCCCCGGTCACGCACATCTGGTACTTCAAGGGCGTGCCCAGCCGTCTCGGCTACCTGCTCGACCTGGCGCCGAAGGATCTCGAAAAGATCATCTACTTCGCCGCGTACGTCATCGTCGGTGTCGACGAGGAACTGCGTCACAACGAGCTGTCCACTCTCGAAGCCGAGATGCAGGTCGAGAAGAAGTCCGTCGCGGATCAGCGTGACGCCGACCTCGAGGCCCGCGCGCAGAAGCTCGAAGCCGACATCGCCGAGTTGGAGGCGGAGGGCGCCAAGTCCGACGTCCGCCGCAAGGTCAAGGACGGCGGCGAGCGCGAGATGCGTCAGCTCCGTGACCGCGCGCAGCGTGAGCTGGACCGTCTCGACGAGATCTGGACCACGTTCACCAAGCTCAGTGTCAAGCAGCTCATCGTCGACGAACTGCTGTACCGCGAGCTCGTCGACCGCTACGGCGAGTACTTCACGGGCGCCATGGGTGCCGAGTCGATCCAGAAGCTCATGGAGAACTTCGACATCGACGCCGAGGCCGAGAACCTCCGCGAGACCATCCGCAGCGGCAAGGGGCAGAAGAAGCTCCGTGCGCTGAAGCGTCTCAAGGTCGTCGCAGCCTTCCAGACCAACCAGAACTCGCCCATGGGCATGGTTCTGAACGCCGTCCCGGTGATCCCGCCGGAGCTGCGTCCGATGGTTCAGCTCGACGGTGGCCGTTTCGCCACCTCCGACCTGAACGACCTGTACCGCCGCGTGATCAACCGCAACAACCGCCTCAAGCGACTGATCGACCTCGGTGCCCCCGAGATCATCGTCAACAACGAGAAGCGGATGCTGCAGGAGTCCGTGGACGCGCTGTTCGACAACGGCCGTCGTGGCCGCCCCGTCACGGGTCCCGGTAACCGTCCGCTGAAGTCCCTGAGCGACCTGCTCAAGGGCAAGCAGGGTCGTTTCCGTCAGAACCTGCTCGGCAAGCGCGTCGACTACTCGGGTCGTTCCGTCATCGTCGTCGGTCCGCAGCTCAAGCTGCACCAGTGCGGTCTGCCGAAGCTGATGGCTCTCGAGCTGTTCAAGCCGTTCGTGATGAAGCGTCTGGTCGACCTGAACCACGCGCAGAACATCAAGTCCGCCAAGCGCATGGTGGAACGTCAGCGCGCACAGGTGTGGGACGTCCTCGAAGAGGTCATCGCCGAGCACCCCGTGCTGCTGAACCGTGCACCGACGCTGCACCGCCTGGGCATCCAGGCCTTCGAGCCGCAGCTGGTCGAGGGTAAGGCCATTCAGCTCCACCCGCTGGTGTGTGAGGCCTTCAACGCCGACTTCGACGGTGACCAGATGGCCGTGCACCTTCCGCTGTCCGCGGAGGCGCAGGCCGAGGCTCGCATCCTGATGCTGTCGTCGAACAACATCCTGTCGCCCGCGTCGGGTCGACCGCTCGCCATGCCCCGTCTGGACATGGTCACCGGTCTGTACCACCTGACCCGGTTGGACGAGGGTGCGATCGGCGAGCTCGCAGCGTCGACCAGCGACGAGGCGGAGCAGGGCGTGTACTCCTCGCCTGCCGAGGCTCAGATGGCCGTCGATCGTGGCGCGCTCGTCGTGCAGGCGAAGATCAAGGTGCGGCTCACGCAGCAGCGCCCGCCCCGCGACATCGAGTCGGAGCTGTTCCCCGAAGGCTGGAACTACGGTGACGGCTGGACCGCGGAGACGACGCTGGGTCGCGTGCTCTTCAACGAGCTGCTGCCCGCGGACTACCCGTTCGTCAACGAGCAGATGCCGAAGAAGCGTCAGGCGACGATCATCAACGATCTCGCCGAGCGCTACCCCATGATCGTGGTCGCGCAGACCGTCGACAAGCTGAAGGACGCCGGTTTCTACTGGGCCACGCGTTCCGGTGTCACGGTCTCGATCTCCGACGTCCTCGTGCCGCCGGAGAAGGCTCAGATCATGGAGTCCTTCGAGGCTCAGGCCGACCAGATCGAGAAGAAGTACCAGCGTGGTGCTCTGAATAAGACCGAGCGCAACAGCGCCCTGGTCAAGATCTGGTCCGAGGCCACCGACGAGGTCGGTAAGGCCATGGAGGCCCACTTCCCCGACGACAACCCGATCCCGATGATCGTGAAGTCCGGCGCCGCCGGCAACATGACTCAGGTTCGTTCGCTCGCCGGCATGAAGGGTCTGGTGACCAACCCGAAGGGTGAGTTCATCCCGCGTCCGATCAAGTCTTCCTTCAAGGAAGGCCTGACCGTTCTCGAGTACTTCATCAACACGCACGGTGCCCGTAAGGGTCTGGCCGACACCGCGCTCCGCACCGCCGACTCGGGTTACCTGACCCGTCGTCTGGTGGACGTCTCGCAGGACGTCATCGTCCGCGAGGTCGACTGTGGAACCGAGCGCGGCATCGTCACCACGATCGCCGAGAAGCAGGCCGACGGCACGCTTATCCGCGATGCACACGTGGAGACGAGCACGTACGCCCGCACCCTGGCCGCCGACGCGGTCGACGAGAACGGCAACGTCATCGTCGAGCGTGGACACGACCTGGGCGACCCGGCTATCGACGCGCTGCTCGAGGCAGGCATCACGCAGGTCAAGGTCCGCTCGGTGCTCACCTGCACCACCGGCACCGGCGTCTGCGCCACCTGCTACGGCCGCTCCATGGCCACCGGCAAGCTCGTCGACATCGGTGAGGCCGTCGGTATCGTCGCCGCACAGTCCATCGGTGAGCCCGGTACCCAGCTGACCATGCGTACGTTCCACCAGGGTGGTGTCGCCGGAGACGACATCACCGGTGGTCTGCCGCGTGTTCAGGAGCTGTTCGAGGCCCGCGTCCCCAAGGGCAAGGCCCCGATCGCCGACGTCAGTGGCCGCGTGCAGCTCGAGGACGGCGACCGCTTCTACAAGATCACCATCGTCCCGGACGACGGTGGCGAAGAGGTTGTCTACGACAAGCTCTCGAAGCGTCAGCGTCTGCGTGTCTTCAAGCACGACGACGGCACCGAACGCCTTCTGGCCGACGGTGACCACGTCGAGGTCGGTCAGCAGCTAATGGAAGGTGCTGCCGATCCGCACGAGGTGCTGCGTGTCATGGGCCCCCGTCAGGTGCAGATCCACCTCGTCAACGAGGTCCAGGAGGTGTACCGGAGCCAGGGTGTGTCGATCCACGACAAGCACATCGAGGTCATCGTGCGCCAGATGCTGCGTCGCGTGACGATCATCGACTCGGGCGCCACGGAGTTCCTGCCCGGTTCGCTGACGGAGCGTGCGGACTTCGAAGCGGCCAACCGCCGTGTCGTCGCCGAGGGTGGTGAGCCGGCCGCCGGACGTCCGGTGCTGATGGGTATCACCAAGGCATCGCTGGCGACCGATTCGTGGCTGTCCGCGGCGTCGTTCCAGGAGACCACTCGCGTCTTGACCGATGCGGCGATCAACTGCCGCTCGGACAAGCTGATCGGTCTGAAGGAAAACGTGATCATCGGAAAGCTGATCCCTGCCGGTACCGGTATCAACCGTTACCGCAACATCCAGGTTCAGCCGACCGAAGAGGCCCGCGCTGCTGCGTACGCGGTTCCGTCCTACGACGACCAGTACTACAGCCCGGACGGCTTCGGCCAGAACACCGGTGCCGCGGTGCCGCTGGACGATTACGGTTTCAGCAACGATTACCGGTAG
- a CDS encoding acyl-[acyl-carrier-protein] thioesterase: MALDRPLAAAPARGRFFETSWPVRTGDIDAAKRLRLDGIARYLQDAGLDNLDAVDAADSHPLWIVRRTVIDVVRPAVWPERVHLRRWCSALSTRWTNMRVQIEGEAGALIETEGFWIHISGETGMPTRIDDGFIERLGESAEEHRLKWKRWLVENAPSADEDGIVDTEFVLRRTDIDPFDHVNNAVYWQAVEELLADHEHPGGGRLVDNPHRAVLEYLSPIVSTDRIVLRSRRDDTSLTVWFLVDDALRAVASVGPLAA, encoded by the coding sequence TTGGCACTCGACCGACCCCTCGCCGCTGCCCCCGCACGCGGCCGCTTCTTCGAGACGTCCTGGCCGGTCCGCACCGGCGACATCGATGCGGCCAAGCGCCTGCGCCTCGACGGGATCGCGCGGTATCTGCAGGACGCCGGACTGGACAACCTCGACGCGGTCGACGCCGCCGACAGCCACCCGCTGTGGATCGTCCGGCGCACCGTCATCGACGTCGTACGACCGGCGGTATGGCCCGAGCGGGTGCACCTCCGGCGCTGGTGCTCCGCGCTCTCGACCCGCTGGACGAACATGCGGGTCCAGATCGAGGGTGAGGCGGGCGCCCTCATCGAGACCGAAGGCTTCTGGATCCACATCAGCGGCGAAACGGGAATGCCCACCCGCATCGACGACGGGTTCATCGAACGCCTCGGCGAGTCGGCGGAGGAACACCGGCTCAAGTGGAAGCGGTGGCTCGTCGAGAATGCGCCGTCCGCAGACGAGGACGGCATCGTGGATACCGAGTTCGTCCTACGCCGCACCGACATCGACCCGTTCGACCACGTCAACAACGCCGTCTACTGGCAGGCCGTCGAAGAACTGCTCGCCGACCACGAGCATCCGGGCGGCGGCCGCCTCGTCGACAATCCCCATCGCGCCGTGCTCGAGTACCTCTCGCCCATCGTGTCGACCGACCGAATTGTCCTGCGCTCGAGGCGGGACGACACGTCGCTGACCGTGTGGTTCCTGGTCGACGACGCCCTGCGTGCCGTGGCCAGCGTCGGGCCACTCGCCGCCTGA
- a CDS encoding aldo/keto reductase, with amino-acid sequence MISTTALGTTGPTVSRLGLGAMGMSGMYGRTDDAESTATIHAALDAGIDLVDTGDFYGSGHNESLIGKALAGRRREDVTLSVKFGGLRGPGGTWAGVDTRPESIRNFLAYSLQRLGVDYIDIYRPARLDPDVPIEDTVGTIGELVEAGYVRHIGLSEVGPETLRRAAAVHPIVDLQIEYSLVSRGIEAEILPLCRELGIGVTAYGVLSRGLLSDSLRTDQTLAADDFRAHSPRFQGDNLRQNLTLVDSLADVAAQHGVSVAQLAIAWVLAQGDDIVPVVGARTVARLEETLGALDVHLGAGDLAAIAAAVPDTAVAGDRYAPAQMAQLDSERAGVGR; translated from the coding sequence ATGATCAGCACCACCGCACTCGGAACCACCGGTCCCACAGTCAGCCGGCTCGGCCTCGGCGCCATGGGCATGTCCGGGATGTACGGCAGGACGGACGACGCGGAGTCCACCGCCACCATCCACGCGGCGCTCGACGCCGGGATCGACCTCGTCGATACCGGGGACTTCTACGGATCGGGCCACAACGAGTCCCTGATCGGCAAGGCCCTTGCGGGCCGTCGACGGGAGGACGTGACCCTCAGCGTCAAGTTCGGCGGGCTGCGCGGCCCCGGCGGCACGTGGGCCGGAGTCGACACGCGACCCGAGTCGATCCGCAACTTCCTCGCCTACTCGCTGCAGCGTCTCGGTGTCGACTACATCGACATCTACCGCCCCGCCCGCCTCGACCCCGACGTGCCGATCGAGGACACCGTCGGAACGATCGGCGAACTCGTCGAGGCCGGCTACGTGCGCCACATCGGGCTGTCCGAGGTGGGCCCCGAGACCCTGCGCCGCGCGGCGGCGGTGCACCCGATCGTGGACCTGCAGATCGAGTACTCGCTCGTCTCGCGGGGTATCGAGGCCGAGATCCTCCCGCTCTGCCGGGAACTCGGGATCGGCGTGACGGCCTACGGCGTACTTTCCCGGGGCCTGCTCAGCGACTCGCTGCGCACCGATCAGACCCTCGCGGCCGACGACTTCCGCGCACACAGCCCCCGGTTCCAGGGCGACAACCTCCGGCAGAACCTCACCCTCGTCGACTCGCTCGCCGACGTGGCCGCGCAGCACGGTGTGAGCGTCGCGCAGCTGGCGATCGCGTGGGTTCTCGCCCAGGGCGACGACATCGTGCCCGTCGTCGGAGCGCGCACCGTCGCCCGGCTCGAGGAGACGCTCGGCGCACTCGACGTCCACCTCGGCGCCGGTGACCTCGCCGCCATCGCCGCAGCGGTTCCCGACACCGCGGTCGCCGGGGACCGCTACGCACCCGCGCAGATGGCCCAACTCGACAGTGAACGCGCCGGCGTGGGGCGCTAG
- a CDS encoding SixA phosphatase family protein, whose protein sequence is MASHSSSRNRTLILMRHGKSAYPEGVADHERPLAPRGRKQAGMAGEWLRSTQPPIDAVLCSTARRTRETLEATRVGAPARFAEELYGAYPSEVLMEIVRVESSVRTLLVVGHVPGMPSTALDLAGNPDTGDADLMREKFPTSALAVLTVPCEWDELTSSAASLAAFHVPR, encoded by the coding sequence ATGGCCTCGCACAGCTCGTCGCGGAATCGCACCCTGATCCTGATGCGCCACGGCAAGTCGGCGTACCCGGAGGGGGTCGCGGATCACGAGCGGCCGTTGGCGCCCCGCGGGCGGAAGCAGGCGGGAATGGCCGGTGAGTGGCTGCGGTCGACTCAGCCGCCGATCGACGCCGTGCTGTGTTCGACCGCTCGCCGCACCCGGGAAACGCTGGAGGCGACCCGGGTCGGCGCTCCCGCCCGGTTCGCCGAGGAGTTGTACGGCGCGTACCCGTCCGAGGTGCTCATGGAGATCGTGCGGGTCGAGTCATCGGTGCGCACGCTGCTCGTGGTCGGGCATGTTCCCGGCATGCCGTCGACGGCACTGGATCTGGCAGGCAACCCCGACACCGGGGATGCCGACCTGATGCGGGAGAAGTTCCCGACGTCCGCGCTCGCCGTTCTCACGGTGCCGTGCGAGTGGGACGAACTCACGTCGAGCGCGGCGTCACTCGCCGCGTTCCACGTTCCGCGGTAG
- a CDS encoding M23 family metallopeptidase, with protein MMARPRFAIALLLAVVVAAATSCTGSDTQESEATSSATPAASAGPAVLTPVVADVVAAPIPVTGSDGRVHLAYELRLTNTGSQPATITSLQVKGDDRTLVDLTGDALTPWFQALGGGPKTGTVLAPGQQGLVWIDATLNSPDDVPDSLGHVVNVNFPQATSLVPSQLAENVADTEVDTRDAVRIRAPLDGPRWLDGTGCCTVTSHRAAVLPMNGRMLAAERFAIDFVQLDEQGRIYVGDKTQLSSYEYYGAPVRAVSDGKVIAVVGDLSEQVPGASPQGLPLDQYGGNHVVQDIGNGRYAFYAHLQPGSVDDISVGQDLRAGDQLGLLGNSGNTDAPHLHFHLMDGPDYLASNGIPFEFENFDLDGRVTGESLEAAATAGAPVVDEAGTQTGSRTDEMPLYLDVVTFPGS; from the coding sequence ATGATGGCCCGGCCGAGGTTCGCCATCGCGCTCCTACTCGCCGTCGTCGTGGCAGCCGCGACCTCCTGCACGGGCTCGGACACCCAGGAGAGCGAGGCGACGTCATCGGCGACGCCGGCCGCGTCCGCCGGTCCCGCTGTGCTCACTCCGGTGGTCGCGGATGTGGTGGCCGCACCGATCCCGGTGACGGGCAGCGACGGTCGCGTGCACCTCGCCTACGAACTGCGGCTGACGAACACCGGTTCGCAGCCGGCGACGATCACGTCGCTGCAGGTGAAGGGCGACGACCGCACGCTGGTGGACCTGACCGGCGACGCGCTGACGCCGTGGTTCCAGGCACTCGGCGGAGGCCCGAAGACCGGCACCGTCCTCGCCCCCGGACAGCAGGGGCTGGTGTGGATCGACGCGACACTGAACAGTCCCGACGATGTGCCCGACAGTCTCGGCCACGTCGTGAACGTCAACTTTCCGCAGGCGACGTCACTCGTGCCGTCGCAGCTCGCCGAGAACGTGGCCGACACCGAAGTCGACACCCGCGACGCCGTCCGGATCCGCGCTCCCCTCGACGGTCCGCGGTGGCTCGACGGCACCGGCTGCTGCACGGTCACGTCCCACCGCGCGGCCGTGCTGCCGATGAACGGCCGGATGCTCGCGGCCGAGCGCTTCGCGATCGATTTCGTCCAGCTCGACGAGCAGGGACGCATCTACGTCGGCGACAAGACTCAGCTGTCGAGCTACGAGTACTACGGCGCACCGGTGCGCGCGGTGTCGGACGGCAAGGTGATCGCCGTCGTGGGCGATCTGTCCGAACAGGTTCCGGGTGCCAGTCCGCAGGGACTGCCCCTCGACCAGTACGGCGGAAACCACGTCGTCCAGGACATCGGCAACGGGCGGTACGCGTTCTACGCACACCTGCAGCCCGGCAGTGTGGACGACATCAGCGTCGGCCAGGACCTGCGGGCGGGCGACCAGCTCGGGTTGCTGGGCAACAGCGGAAACACCGACGCGCCGCACCTGCACTTCCATCTGATGGACGGGCCGGACTATCTGGCGTCGAACGGCATTCCGTTCGAGTTCGAGAACTTCGACCTCGACGGGCGGGTGACGGGGGAGAGCCTCGAAGCTGCTGCGACCGCAGGCGCCCCGGTGGTCGACGAGGCGGGAACGCAGACCGGATCGCGCACCGACGAGATGCCGCTGTACCTCGACGTCGTGACGTTCCCGGGCAGTTAG